In Bacteroidales bacterium, a single genomic region encodes these proteins:
- a CDS encoding rhodanese-like domain-containing protein gives MPIQTEKYGFVINGLRHISGRECMEICREEGILLDVRPEYELTSLFDLERVLYFPYEEIKECYGELPEEVILVIADAVGLRSKETAIFLQEKGFRNILHLSGGIVDWERDGLPVTLDKTNRLSGSCVCQLKRRERIK, from the coding sequence ATGCCCATTCAAACAGAAAAATACGGTTTCGTGATCAATGGCCTGAGACACATTTCTGGCAGGGAATGTATGGAGATCTGCCGGGAAGAAGGGATCCTGCTTGACGTCCGACCGGAATACGAGCTGACAAGCCTGTTTGATCTCGAACGGGTGCTTTATTTTCCTTATGAAGAGATTAAAGAGTGTTATGGCGAACTCCCTGAGGAAGTTATCCTGGTAATCGCTGATGCCGTGGGACTGCGAAGCAAGGAAACCGCGATTTTTTTACAGGAAAAGGGATTCAGGAATATCCTTCACTTGTCTGGCGGAATAGTCGATTGGGAAAGGGATGGATTACCCGTTACACTTGATAAGACAAATCGTTTAAGCGGGTCATGTGTTTGTCAGTTGAAAAGGAGAGAAAGAATTAAATAG
- a CDS encoding ABC transporter ATP-binding protein — MIIKVENLTKQYKHNDGLVYALNDITFAVEKGSFVTITGPSGSGKSTLLLSLFGLIKPTSGKIFFNGQQISDASDSELAAIRQKHVGFIMQNFALIPYLTTIQNVMVPLALEKIEKKEQEKRATEVLKFVGLEDRITHLPRELSTGQQQRVAIARALVHHPSIILADEPTGNLDPALSLEILGYLKKINQAQGITVILVTHSPIAAAYGNVKIHLQDGQLSEHKVKETVLVA; from the coding sequence ATGATTATTAAAGTTGAAAACCTCACTAAACAATATAAACACAACGATGGTCTGGTCTATGCGTTGAACGATATAACCTTTGCTGTGGAGAAGGGCAGTTTTGTAACCATAACAGGTCCTTCCGGTTCGGGAAAAAGTACGTTATTGCTGTCGTTGTTCGGTTTGATCAAACCTACATCGGGAAAGATATTCTTTAACGGTCAGCAAATCAGCGATGCTTCAGACAGTGAATTGGCCGCCATACGCCAAAAACATGTCGGCTTCATCATGCAAAATTTTGCGCTTATCCCTTATTTAACAACCATTCAAAACGTAATGGTTCCCTTAGCTTTGGAAAAAATTGAAAAGAAAGAGCAGGAGAAGAGGGCAACTGAAGTGTTGAAGTTTGTAGGATTGGAAGATCGTATAACCCACTTACCAAGGGAATTATCAACTGGTCAACAACAACGGGTGGCTATTGCCAGGGCCTTGGTTCATCACCCATCAATAATATTAGCCGACGAACCGACAGGGAATCTGGATCCTGCTTTGTCTTTGGAAATTCTTGGTTATCTGAAAAAAATTAATCAGGCACAAGGCATAACCGTTATATTGGTAACTCACAGCCCGATTGCCGCCGCCTATGGTAACGTTAAAATTCATTTGCAGGATGGCCAATTATCAGAGCACAAAGTAAAGGAAACTGTACTTGTTGCCTGA
- a CDS encoding metalloregulator ArsR/SmtB family transcription factor translates to MSSPKTHLFEPRLTAMAEMFNALSHPARLQILEYLAETKTCISGDISEEIPLSRSTVNQHLDELKKVGLIQGHTSGVKVNYCLNPEGINKLKAFITDFLNEVNYCYKTNC, encoded by the coding sequence ATGAGCTCGCCGAAAACCCATTTATTCGAACCCAGGCTTACAGCAATGGCTGAAATGTTTAATGCATTGTCACATCCGGCAAGGCTTCAGATATTAGAGTACCTGGCTGAAACCAAGACTTGCATCTCTGGTGACATTTCAGAAGAGATACCGCTGAGTAGAAGTACTGTCAATCAACATCTTGATGAACTGAAAAAAGTCGGCTTAATTCAAGGCCACACTTCCGGAGTTAAAGTGAATTATTGTCTGAATCCGGAAGGGATAAATAAATTAAAAGCGTTTATCACGGATTTTCTGAATGAAGTGAATTATTGTTACAAAACGAATTGTTAA
- the dusB gene encoding tRNA dihydrouridine synthase DusB codes for MEDVSDPPFRYVCKMLGADITYTEFISSEGLIREAARSVKKLEFTDFERPIGIQIFGHDIDSMVQAARFAEEAGPDIIDINYGCPVKKVAEKGAGSGILNDIPKMVKMTEAVVKAVSRPVTVKTRLGYDNHRKDIVEIAERLQDVGIQAITIHARTRVTRSSEPADWTLIGDVKKNPAMHIPVFGNGDVFTPEAAKHFKETYHVDGIMIARGSYGNPWIFREIKHYLASGEKLAPPDIRERVKICRIHLEKSVDWKGERVALNEIRKHYSDYFKGYPDFKHFRVSLMEACSLDEVNQILIEIKEVYTN; via the coding sequence ATGGAAGATGTCAGCGATCCTCCATTTCGCTACGTCTGCAAGATGCTCGGCGCCGATATCACTTACACCGAATTCATTTCGTCAGAAGGGCTTATCCGCGAGGCTGCCAGGAGCGTGAAAAAACTGGAATTCACGGATTTCGAAAGGCCCATCGGGATCCAGATCTTCGGGCATGACATCGATTCGATGGTGCAGGCGGCCAGATTCGCTGAAGAAGCCGGCCCCGATATCATCGACATTAATTATGGTTGTCCTGTTAAAAAGGTGGCAGAGAAAGGCGCCGGTTCCGGCATCCTGAACGATATACCTAAAATGGTAAAAATGACTGAGGCCGTGGTGAAAGCCGTGAGCAGGCCCGTTACCGTGAAAACGCGCCTCGGTTATGACAACCATAGAAAAGATATAGTAGAGATAGCCGAACGCTTGCAGGATGTGGGTATCCAGGCGATCACCATCCACGCACGGACCAGGGTGACCCGATCGAGTGAACCGGCCGACTGGACCTTGATCGGAGATGTAAAGAAGAATCCGGCTATGCATATTCCCGTATTTGGTAATGGCGATGTGTTTACACCTGAAGCTGCAAAGCATTTTAAAGAAACCTATCATGTCGATGGGATTATGATTGCCAGGGGAAGTTATGGTAACCCCTGGATCTTCAGGGAAATCAAGCATTACCTGGCCTCAGGGGAAAAGCTTGCTCCTCCGGATATCCGGGAACGGGTTAAAATTTGCCGGATCCACCTGGAAAAATCAGTCGACTGGAAAGGTGAGCGGGTTGCCCTTAACGAAATAAGAAAGCACTATTCGGATTATTTCAAAGGATACCCGGATTTCAAACATTTCAGGGTATCTTTGATGGAAGCATGTTCCCTTGATGAAGTGAACCAAATATTGATAGAAATAAAGGAAGTTTATACTAATTAA
- a CDS encoding ketoacyl-ACP synthase III: protein MNKNILITGTGSYIPTEIVTNEDFSGIEFFDTDGKAFETVHEEIAEKFQAITGIAERRYVTDELVSSDIGTKAAFRAITDAGINKEELDQLIVAHNFGDVRKHSIQTDTVPSLAARIKHNLGIENPYCVAYDILFGCPGWIQGIIQAEAFMRTGMAKKCLVIGSETLSRVVDLHDRDSMIYADGAGACVLEFVEGEKKEGILSSVAASYSKDEAYYLYLGPSNNEDTDPKVRYLKMYGKKIYEFALTYVPQAMKTCLERTGADIHEVKKIFIHQANEKMDFEIIKRFYRMFKIKEVPADITPMSIHKLGNSSVATIPTLYDQVRKGQGEERYHLLRKGDLILFASVGAGMNINAIAYRY from the coding sequence ATGAACAAAAACATTTTAATTACCGGTACCGGAAGTTATATTCCAACCGAAATAGTCACCAATGAAGATTTTTCCGGTATTGAGTTTTTTGATACCGACGGAAAAGCTTTCGAAACCGTTCATGAAGAAATTGCAGAAAAATTCCAGGCTATAACTGGTATTGCTGAACGGCGTTATGTCACCGATGAGCTGGTTTCCTCTGATATTGGAACTAAAGCAGCATTTCGTGCCATAACGGATGCCGGGATCAATAAAGAAGAGCTTGACCAGTTGATTGTAGCTCACAATTTCGGGGATGTCAGGAAACATAGCATCCAGACAGATACCGTGCCCAGCCTGGCTGCACGGATAAAGCACAACCTGGGGATAGAAAACCCTTATTGCGTTGCCTATGATATCCTCTTCGGCTGCCCGGGATGGATACAGGGCATCATACAGGCAGAAGCTTTTATGCGGACCGGCATGGCGAAAAAATGTCTTGTTATAGGCTCGGAAACTTTATCAAGGGTTGTTGACTTGCACGACCGGGATTCGATGATCTATGCCGATGGGGCCGGGGCTTGTGTCCTTGAATTTGTCGAAGGTGAGAAAAAAGAAGGGATTTTATCTTCTGTTGCAGCTTCTTACAGCAAGGATGAAGCTTATTATCTTTACCTTGGCCCAAGTAATAATGAAGACACGGACCCGAAAGTCCGGTATCTGAAGATGTATGGTAAGAAGATCTATGAATTTGCTTTAACCTATGTGCCCCAGGCTATGAAAACCTGCCTGGAAAGAACTGGTGCCGATATTCATGAAGTTAAAAAGATCTTCATCCATCAGGCCAATGAAAAGATGGACTTTGAGATCATCAAGAGGTTTTACCGTATGTTTAAGATCAAAGAGGTGCCGGCAGATATCACACCCATGAGCATCCATAAACTGGGCAATAGCTCCGTGGCAACAATTCCCACGCTATATGACCAGGTGCGAAAAGGACAAGGCGAAGAACGTTACCACCTCCTCCGGAAAGGAGATCTGATCCTGTTTGCTTCCGTTGGCGCAGGCATGAATATCAATGCCATAGCATACCGCTACTAA
- a CDS encoding ABC transporter permease: MNIYKIVWLELLNRKSQLISGVLAITLGIAVIVAIQSVSKVSKENVAKKLDNLGANILVLPQGGSIDDYYTSDIDAPTIPMEYVERILTSTIQGVDNLSPKLTRRVKIGENSIVLTGILPKSEIASKPLWQGVGLAGDEIIAACAPSANQSLGYKDEKLQRKGVDTLQQSDCLVGSQVATKLNLSENSKLTISGREFNVAKILPETGTVDDDRVFAHLTVVQDLLGIPDQISAIEIMGCCNAISDGLLGKLRNILPDTRITTISQIVSTQIETNQLMNKVSLVFLIIIFFVGSVSMGNFMWANVNERKKEIGILRMIGASKSTVYQLFLLKAIFLGISGGLTGYILGTLAGVILGPYLAGILVQPVYMYLLWSMILSVMISLAGTIIPSYMAAKIDPHTNLQEA; encoded by the coding sequence ATGAATATTTACAAAATCGTTTGGTTGGAGTTGCTCAACCGCAAATCACAGCTCATTAGTGGTGTTTTAGCCATTACCCTTGGTATTGCTGTCATTGTTGCCATACAAAGTGTGTCAAAGGTTTCGAAAGAAAATGTGGCAAAAAAACTCGACAACCTGGGTGCAAACATACTGGTATTGCCTCAAGGAGGCAGCATCGATGATTATTATACATCAGATATAGATGCACCGACTATCCCGATGGAATACGTGGAAAGGATTCTGACATCTACCATTCAGGGTGTGGATAACTTGTCGCCTAAGTTGACCCGCCGGGTAAAAATTGGAGAAAATAGTATCGTATTGACGGGAATTTTACCTAAAAGTGAAATTGCATCGAAACCACTCTGGCAGGGTGTTGGGCTGGCAGGCGATGAAATTATTGCAGCCTGTGCACCTTCAGCTAATCAATCCCTCGGATATAAAGATGAAAAATTACAGCGAAAAGGAGTTGACACTTTGCAACAGTCTGATTGCCTGGTAGGATCTCAGGTAGCCACTAAATTAAACCTTTCAGAAAATTCGAAATTGACTATTTCCGGAAGAGAATTTAATGTGGCAAAAATTCTGCCTGAAACGGGCACTGTTGACGACGACCGTGTATTTGCTCACTTGACGGTCGTTCAGGACTTATTAGGTATCCCTGACCAGATCAGTGCCATCGAAATCATGGGATGCTGTAATGCTATTTCGGACGGGCTACTTGGAAAGCTTCGCAACATTCTTCCGGATACGAGAATTACCACCATCAGCCAGATTGTTTCCACGCAAATTGAGACCAATCAATTGATGAACAAAGTGTCCCTGGTTTTCCTCATCATTATTTTTTTTGTGGGCAGCGTTTCAATGGGTAACTTTATGTGGGCCAATGTGAATGAACGGAAAAAAGAAATCGGAATCCTGCGCATGATAGGAGCTTCAAAAAGTACTGTATATCAGTTATTTTTATTGAAGGCCATATTCTTAGGCATTAGCGGTGGTCTTACCGGCTATATTCTTGGCACATTAGCCGGTGTTATTTTAGGGCCATACCTGGCAGGAATATTAGTCCAGCCGGTATATATGTATTTATTATGGTCGATGATTTTATCGGTAATGATTTCGTTGGCAGGGACCATAATTCCTTCTTACATGGCAGCAAAAATTGATCCACATACTAACTTACAGGAGGCCTGA
- a CDS encoding metalloregulator ArsR/SmtB family transcription factor: MKKINIPLIKKEDEAFSGDQLKIARFAKAMGHPVRIYVLELLSRQSCCYSGDLSEILPIAKSTLSQHLKELKDAGLIQGEIEAPKVKYCLHRGNWKIAQELFKDFWQI; encoded by the coding sequence ATGAAAAAAATAAATATTCCTTTGATCAAAAAAGAAGACGAGGCATTTAGCGGGGATCAATTGAAAATAGCCCGCTTTGCCAAAGCCATGGGGCACCCGGTGCGGATCTATGTCCTGGAACTCCTTTCCAGGCAATCCTGCTGCTATAGCGGGGACCTGTCGGAAATCCTGCCGATAGCCAAATCGACCTTATCCCAGCATTTGAAGGAACTGAAGGATGCCGGCCTGATCCAGGGTGAGATCGAAGCACCAAAGGTTAAATACTGCCTTCATCGTGGAAATTGGAAAATTGCTCAGGAATTATTTAAAGATTTCTGGCAGATATAA
- the arsB gene encoding ACR3 family arsenite efflux transporter: protein MSKIQGISFFDRYLSLWVAICIIAGIALGQLLPVIPETLNKFEYTNVSIPIAILIWVMIFPMMLKIDFASIVDAVKMPKGLTVTVVVNWLIKPFTMFGIAWLFFYVIFKMFIPSELAKEYLAGAVLLGAAPCTAMVFVWSHLTKGNPAYTLVQVAINDLIILVAFIPIVTFLLGVSGIAIPWKTLILSVVLFVVIPLVFAMLTRRILVKRKGLEYFENVFLKKFTSTTITGLLLTLIIIFSFQGEKILKSPFNIVLIAVPLIIQTFLIFYIAYTWAKKWKLPHNIAAPAAMIGASNFFELSVAVAIVLFGLNSGATLVTVVGVLVEVPVMLTLVKIANNTRNHFVYN, encoded by the coding sequence ATGAGCAAAATACAAGGAATTTCCTTTTTTGACAGATACCTCTCATTGTGGGTTGCTATTTGTATCATAGCCGGAATTGCATTGGGACAGCTTCTCCCTGTCATCCCGGAAACATTAAACAAGTTCGAATATACGAACGTATCTATCCCTATAGCTATTCTAATTTGGGTCATGATTTTCCCTATGATGCTTAAGATTGACTTTGCAAGCATAGTCGACGCAGTTAAAATGCCCAAAGGACTTACAGTCACAGTGGTGGTGAATTGGTTAATCAAACCGTTCACCATGTTCGGAATCGCATGGTTATTTTTCTACGTCATTTTCAAAATGTTTATCCCTTCCGAATTGGCGAAAGAATACCTCGCCGGAGCAGTGCTTTTGGGTGCAGCACCCTGCACTGCTATGGTGTTTGTCTGGAGCCACCTTACTAAGGGCAATCCGGCCTATACATTGGTGCAGGTTGCGATTAACGATTTGATAATTCTTGTGGCCTTTATCCCGATTGTTACCTTTCTTTTAGGGGTTAGCGGAATTGCTATCCCCTGGAAAACGCTTATCCTTTCTGTCGTTCTTTTCGTCGTTATTCCTTTAGTGTTTGCCATGCTTACCCGGAGGATTCTTGTCAAACGTAAAGGATTGGAATATTTTGAGAATGTATTTTTGAAGAAATTCACCAGCACTACTATTACCGGCTTATTACTGACCCTCATCATTATTTTTTCATTCCAGGGCGAAAAAATTCTTAAAAGTCCTTTCAACATCGTATTAATTGCCGTTCCGCTTATCATTCAAACGTTTTTAATTTTTTATATCGCTTACACCTGGGCTAAAAAATGGAAACTGCCGCATAACATTGCTGCACCTGCAGCCATGATAGGGGCCAGCAACTTCTTTGAATTGTCTGTAGCTGTGGCTATTGTTCTTTTTGGGCTTAACTCGGGAGCTACCCTTGTAACTGTAGTAGGTGTTCTGGTTGAAGTGCCTGTAATGCTCACATTGGTTAAAATTGCAAATAATACCAGGAATCATTTTGTTTACAATTAA
- a CDS encoding nitrophenyl compound nitroreductase subunit ArsF family protein has translation MKKIIFILVILMAGTGANSYAQTGDQNANFKVSADQVIEVYYFHMSRRCSTCLAVEAESEAALKKLYPKQMESGQITFQSLNLEEEINEPLAKRLQVSGQTLLIVKGDKKIDLTGDGFTYARTNPEKLQEKFKTSIDPLL, from the coding sequence ATGAAAAAAATTATTTTTATTCTTGTAATCTTAATGGCCGGTACCGGGGCCAACAGTTATGCCCAAACCGGGGACCAGAATGCCAACTTTAAGGTTTCGGCAGATCAGGTCATCGAGGTTTATTATTTCCATATGAGCCGTCGTTGTTCTACCTGCCTTGCTGTAGAGGCTGAATCAGAAGCGGCTTTAAAAAAGCTCTATCCCAAACAGATGGAATCGGGACAGATCACTTTTCAATCCTTAAACCTTGAAGAAGAAATCAATGAGCCTCTCGCCAAAAGGCTCCAGGTATCGGGGCAAACTTTGCTGATAGTAAAAGGGGATAAGAAAATTGACCTGACCGGTGATGGTTTCACTTATGCCCGCACCAACCCGGAGAAATTGCAGGAAAAATTTAAGACTTCCATCGACCCGCTGTTGTAA
- a CDS encoding biopolymer transporter ExbD: protein MGRFRQKKSGGIPKISTASLPDIMFILLCFFMVSTTMRETNLIVKIRLPAATEVQKLERKNLVSFIYVGQPIKGTYGTESRIQLNDQFATVQDIQGFVAVEREARNEADRRLMTTSIKADRDTRMGIISDIKQELRKAGAFKINYSSRKAAKIR from the coding sequence GATTTAGACAGAAAAAATCTGGCGGGATACCAAAGATCAGCACCGCATCATTACCGGACATTATGTTCATTTTGCTTTGCTTCTTTATGGTATCTACCACAATGCGCGAGACAAACCTCATTGTGAAAATCCGTCTTCCGGCAGCTACTGAAGTGCAGAAACTTGAAAGAAAAAATCTTGTCAGTTTCATTTATGTCGGACAACCGATAAAAGGCACTTATGGCACTGAATCCAGGATACAACTCAATGACCAGTTCGCTACCGTTCAGGATATTCAGGGTTTTGTAGCCGTTGAACGTGAAGCCCGTAATGAAGCTGATCGCAGGTTAATGACGACATCTATTAAAGCTGACCGTGATACCCGTATGGGAATTATTTCCGATATCAAACAGGAACTGAGAAAAGCAGGTGCCTTTAAAATCAACTACTCATCCAGAAAAGCTGCTAAAATTCGCTAA
- a CDS encoding thioredoxin family protein, protein MEIKVLGIGCTKCKALEKSVREAISEMNIQANITKVEDIVDIMNYGIMRTPGLVINEKVVSSGHILSVSQVKEIITKNQ, encoded by the coding sequence ATGGAAATAAAAGTATTAGGAATAGGATGCACGAAGTGCAAAGCATTGGAAAAAAGCGTCCGGGAGGCTATATCGGAAATGAATATCCAGGCCAATATTACCAAGGTTGAGGATATCGTCGACATCATGAATTATGGCATCATGAGAACCCCCGGCCTGGTGATCAATGAAAAAGTCGTCAGTTCAGGCCATATCCTGTCCGTTTCGCAAGTGAAAGAAATCATTACAAAGAACCAATGA
- a CDS encoding CPBP family intramembrane metalloprotease: MFREPPFRNLPPYLKILALIMVMIITFLVVLALGVAISIPFFGRSLFEGIAAVSDYSDPQTVFALKYFQIVNQVGVFIAPAIIFVILTDDYYSRYLNLDNRIRRLSIIFGFILLWVSMPFINWLVQINNEMHLPSYLAGIETWMRNSEDNAQKLTDAFFVTKTWGGFMVNLLMIAVLAAIGEELIFRGILVKLFREWTGNVHLAVIIPALLFSTLHLQFYGFFGRLVLGIILGYLFVWSGSLWVPIVVHFLNNAMAVIVSFLDQRGVITTNLETFGTSQNNLVIIGSFLLTIFTMSVIYLHEKGYFKKFAKKRP; the protein is encoded by the coding sequence ATGTTCAGGGAACCCCCTTTTCGCAATCTTCCGCCTTATTTAAAGATACTGGCCCTTATCATGGTCATGATCATCACTTTCCTGGTAGTATTAGCACTGGGCGTAGCTATTTCCATTCCATTCTTCGGCCGGAGTCTGTTTGAAGGCATCGCAGCAGTTTCCGATTATTCAGATCCGCAAACCGTTTTCGCGCTTAAATATTTCCAGATCGTAAACCAGGTCGGTGTATTCATTGCGCCGGCTATCATTTTCGTTATTCTCACGGATGATTATTATTCCAGATATCTGAATTTGGATAATAGAATCAGGCGGTTAAGCATCATTTTTGGATTTATACTCCTATGGGTTTCCATGCCTTTTATCAACTGGCTGGTTCAAATCAACAATGAAATGCATTTGCCGTCTTATTTAGCCGGCATTGAAACCTGGATGCGAAATTCGGAGGATAATGCCCAAAAACTGACCGATGCGTTCTTTGTTACAAAAACATGGGGCGGTTTTATGGTCAACCTGCTGATGATCGCCGTTCTCGCTGCTATAGGAGAGGAGCTGATCTTCCGGGGGATCCTTGTGAAGTTATTCCGGGAATGGACCGGAAACGTGCATCTGGCCGTCATAATTCCCGCTTTGCTGTTCAGCACGCTGCATTTACAGTTTTATGGATTTTTCGGCCGACTGGTGCTGGGAATTATTCTGGGTTACCTGTTTGTCTGGTCAGGCTCACTATGGGTGCCAATCGTAGTTCATTTCCTGAATAACGCAATGGCAGTGATCGTGTCATTTCTTGACCAGCGGGGGGTTATCACTACAAACCTGGAAACTTTCGGCACATCACAAAACAACCTGGTAATTATCGGAAGTTTTCTGCTTACGATTTTTACGATGAGCGTAATTTACCTTCATGAGAAAGGATATTTCAAAAAGTTCGCAAAAAAAAGACCCTGA
- a CDS encoding permease: MEWKKEIKILFWIIVIFGLAFFLPIESVRFNTAVDATFDLVKWYAREHFILCLLPALFIAGVISVFVSQGSVLRYFGANAKKWLAYTVAALSGTILAVCSCTILPLFSSIHKRGAGLGPAIAFLYSGPAINILAIILTARILGFEMGLARTIGAVSFSVIIGVIMSLIYHKEENVKRENQLNIPLEPEKRPMWQTSFHFFTLVLILVFANWGSPANDDTTSVWYYIWAYKWYITGFFSLLLGYSLIAILKIKWQWVLVAAVATIVSALLASNLIGNPKLSPLIPMVVGIISLSIITILDKRDDENKEWTMSTWDFAKQILPLLAIGIVVAGFLLGSTHDGKTIAGVIPNEWIQWMVGGNSIFSNLFASIVGAFMYFATLTEVPIVQGLIGSGMGKGPALALLLSGPSMSLPSMLVIRGVIGTQKTIVYVILVVIMSTITGLIYGAI, translated from the coding sequence ATGGAATGGAAGAAAGAAATTAAAATACTGTTTTGGATCATCGTCATTTTTGGACTAGCGTTTTTTCTGCCGATTGAAAGTGTAAGGTTTAATACCGCGGTTGATGCCACATTCGACCTTGTGAAATGGTATGCCCGGGAACATTTTATCCTTTGCTTATTACCTGCATTATTTATTGCAGGCGTTATCTCGGTTTTTGTCAGTCAGGGTTCGGTATTACGTTATTTCGGCGCCAATGCGAAAAAGTGGCTGGCTTATACTGTAGCCGCATTATCGGGCACCATACTCGCCGTTTGCAGTTGTACCATATTGCCCTTGTTTTCAAGCATTCATAAAAGAGGTGCAGGTTTAGGGCCAGCTATTGCTTTTCTTTATTCCGGCCCTGCCATCAATATTCTGGCTATTATTTTAACTGCAAGGATTTTAGGGTTCGAAATGGGCTTAGCCCGGACAATTGGAGCTGTTTCTTTCAGCGTGATCATTGGCGTCATCATGTCATTAATTTATCATAAAGAAGAAAATGTAAAGCGGGAAAACCAGTTGAATATTCCGCTGGAACCCGAAAAGCGTCCAATGTGGCAAACCTCATTTCACTTTTTTACCCTGGTTTTGATTCTGGTCTTTGCAAATTGGGGAAGCCCGGCAAACGATGATACGACAAGTGTTTGGTATTACATTTGGGCTTATAAGTGGTATATTACCGGCTTTTTCAGTTTATTATTAGGTTATTCACTAATTGCTATTTTAAAGATCAAATGGCAATGGGTCTTAGTTGCTGCAGTCGCAACAATCGTCTCAGCCTTACTTGCTTCCAATTTGATCGGGAACCCAAAACTAAGTCCGCTTATCCCAATGGTTGTGGGTATCATATCTTTGAGCATCATAACTATTTTAGACAAACGAGATGATGAAAATAAGGAGTGGACGATGTCAACCTGGGATTTTGCCAAACAAATTTTGCCTTTACTGGCGATAGGCATAGTTGTCGCAGGATTCCTGCTGGGATCGACCCATGACGGAAAAACGATCGCCGGTGTGATTCCCAATGAATGGATACAATGGATGGTAGGTGGTAATTCGATTTTCTCAAACCTGTTTGCATCAATCGTAGGGGCATTTATGTATTTTGCCACATTAACTGAAGTCCCTATAGTACAAGGATTGATAGGTTCAGGTATGGGTAAAGGCCCGGCGCTGGCACTTTTGCTTTCAGGACCATCAATGTCTTTACCCAGTATGCTGGTAATACGCGGTGTAATTGGAACTCAAAAGACGATAGTTTATGTGATCCTGGTTGTAATTATGTCGACCATAACCGGATTGATTTATGGAGCGATCTGA
- a CDS encoding aromatic aminobenezylarsenical efflux permease ArsG family transporter translates to MEELLTGWLDSTQVPILSAIILGLLTAISPCPLATNITAIGYIGKDIGNRNRIFINGLVYTAGRAISYFGIALILFFGASQFKISGFFQFYGEKIIGPVLVLIGIFMLGIIKLNFGFLNKLTDRYENRGVRGYWDVLLLGMLFALAFCPYSGVLYFGMLIPMTLSSPSGLLLPVVFAIATGIPVILFAWLLAYSVSGVGTMYKRIKVFEVWFRRVIAVVFIGVGIYYIIIVYF, encoded by the coding sequence ATGGAAGAACTTCTTACCGGATGGCTTGACAGCACGCAGGTGCCAATCTTATCGGCTATAATCCTGGGGCTGTTGACTGCCATCAGCCCCTGTCCGCTTGCTACGAATATCACTGCCATCGGTTATATCGGCAAAGACATCGGGAACCGGAACAGGATTTTCATCAACGGACTGGTATATACGGCAGGGCGGGCGATTTCTTATTTCGGCATAGCCCTTATACTTTTCTTTGGGGCCAGCCAGTTTAAAATCTCAGGCTTTTTCCAGTTTTATGGAGAGAAAATCATCGGCCCGGTGCTGGTATTGATCGGGATATTCATGCTTGGCATTATCAAACTGAATTTTGGTTTCCTGAACAAACTGACCGACCGCTATGAAAACCGGGGTGTCCGCGGTTACTGGGACGTTCTGCTGCTAGGCATGCTGTTTGCCCTGGCATTTTGTCCTTACAGCGGCGTGTTGTATTTCGGCATGCTGATCCCCATGACCCTCAGCAGCCCGTCCGGACTGCTGCTGCCTGTTGTTTTCGCCATCGCTACCGGTATCCCGGTGATCCTGTTCGCCTGGCTTCTGGCCTACAGCGTATCGGGCGTGGGAACCATGTACAAACGCATCAAGGTCTTCGAGGTCTGGTTCCGCAGGGTAATTGCCGTGGTATTCATCGGGGTGGGCATTTATTACATCATCATCGTATATTTTTAA